From Pelotomaculum isophthalicicum JI, one genomic window encodes:
- a CDS encoding DUF4180 domain-containing protein — protein sequence MKEWVLSSPEPPELKNPFLIQLAWADQLQTDELNTLLSGYENRIRMQILLEKEKQLRGSFSPARTAREIYLWDMIYENIISSYENELTWLEKIRKEISTEHREETNKMNYTVIEKNNNKYIECFSTETPIRKEQDVLDLIAACGENNTNLLMLHAEALATDFFKLKTGLAGMILQKFVNYHVRTAIILQEGFKITGKFKELLAESKKGNDFRVFNNTRDAENWLIN from the coding sequence TTGAAAGAATGGGTGCTTTCTTCTCCGGAACCTCCTGAATTAAAGAATCCATTTCTTATTCAGCTTGCTTGGGCGGATCAGCTTCAGACAGACGAATTAAACACTCTGCTATCCGGATATGAAAACCGAATCCGGATGCAAATCTTACTAGAAAAAGAAAAACAACTCAGGGGCTCTTTTTCTCCGGCCAGGACTGCCCGGGAAATCTATTTATGGGACATGATTTACGAAAATATCATTTCATCCTACGAAAATGAATTAACCTGGCTTGAAAAAATACGCAAGGAGATCAGCACTGAACACAGGGAGGAGACAAATAAAATGAATTATACCGTCATTGAAAAGAACAACAATAAATATATTGAATGTTTTTCAACAGAGACCCCGATTCGTAAGGAACAGGATGTGTTGGACCTGATTGCTGCTTGCGGTGAAAATAATACTAACCTCTTAATGCTGCATGCAGAAGCTTTAGCTACCGACTTTTTTAAACTTAAAACAGGATTAGCCGGTATGATTTTGCAAAAGTTCGTAAACTATCACGTCAGGACTGCAATTATTTTACAGGAAGGCTTTAAAATTACCGGTAAATTCAAAGAATTACTAGCTGAATCCAAGAAAGGCAATGACTTCAGAGTGTTTAACAACACTAGAGATGCTGAAAATTGGTTAATAAACTAA
- a CDS encoding glucose-6-phosphate isomerase, translating to MRDITLDYSNVLDFISQLEMARLEETVNLYHRMLHNGTGAGSDFLGWLDLPNSYDQEEFERVKAAAEDIRKKAGVFLVVGIGGSYLGARAAIEMLGHCFYNEVPGDKRRGPKIYFVGQNVSSLYINSLLEVIEGQDICVNVISKSGTTTEPALVFRILKEYMDNKYGRVEAGKRIYATTDKSKGALRLLSEQEGYETFVVPDNIGGRYSVLTSVGLLPMAVAGIDLNEVMRGAQVAAKDLGVSSLNDNMCYQYAALRNILYDKGKTIEVLVNYESSLFYLGEWFKQLFGESEGKDGKGIFPASLNFTTDLHSMGQYIQDGRRNLFETVINIESSHNDIVIKKIKGDMDGLNYLEGKTISFVNKKAMEGTIAAHVEGGVPNLIINVPDIAAYYFGYLVYFFEKACAMSGYLLGVNPFNQPGVEAYKKNMFKLLGKPKGE from the coding sequence ATGCGGGATATAACTCTGGATTATTCAAATGTGTTGGACTTTATCAGTCAGCTGGAAATGGCACGATTGGAAGAAACGGTAAATCTATATCATCGAATGCTTCATAACGGAACTGGAGCAGGCAGCGATTTTTTGGGATGGCTGGACCTACCCAACAGCTATGATCAGGAAGAGTTTGAAAGGGTTAAAGCTGCTGCGGAGGATATAAGAAAGAAAGCTGGAGTTTTTTTAGTCGTGGGGATAGGGGGATCCTACCTTGGAGCCAGGGCCGCTATCGAAATGTTAGGCCACTGCTTCTATAATGAAGTGCCTGGAGATAAAAGAAGGGGCCCTAAAATATATTTTGTAGGTCAAAATGTCAGTTCCCTCTATATAAACAGTCTATTAGAAGTGATCGAGGGACAAGATATTTGTGTGAATGTTATCTCGAAGTCGGGGACAACTACGGAACCTGCCCTAGTGTTTAGGATACTAAAGGAATACATGGATAATAAATATGGTAGAGTTGAGGCCGGCAAAAGGATCTACGCCACCACGGATAAGAGTAAAGGCGCCCTGAGGTTACTATCGGAACAAGAAGGCTATGAGACTTTTGTAGTACCGGATAATATAGGTGGAAGGTATTCGGTGCTGACTTCCGTGGGGCTGCTGCCGATGGCTGTGGCCGGAATAGATTTAAATGAAGTGATGCGGGGGGCTCAGGTCGCGGCAAAGGATCTCGGTGTGAGCAGCTTAAATGACAATATGTGCTATCAGTATGCCGCCCTTAGAAACATTTTATATGATAAAGGCAAAACCATAGAGGTCCTGGTAAATTACGAGTCCAGCCTATTTTACCTGGGTGAGTGGTTTAAACAACTTTTTGGAGAGAGTGAAGGGAAGGATGGTAAAGGAATATTCCCTGCTTCTCTAAATTTCACCACAGACCTGCACTCAATGGGACAATACATACAGGACGGGAGAAGAAACTTGTTTGAAACCGTCATAAATATCGAAAGCTCCCATAATGATATCGTTATAAAGAAAATTAAAGGAGATATGGATGGACTAAACTATTTAGAAGGGAAAACTATTAGCTTTGTCAATAAGAAAGCAATGGAGGGGACTATAGCGGCCCATGTTGAGGGAGGAGTGCCCAACCTAATTATCAATGTTCCTGACATTGCGGCATATTACTTCGGGTATTTGGTATATTTCTTTGAAAAGGCCTGTGCAATGAGTGGGTACTTACTAGGAGTAAACCCCTTTAACCAACCCGGGGTGGAGGCCTACAAAAAGAACATGTTTAAGCTTTTAGGGAAGCCTAAAGGGGAATAG
- a CDS encoding DUF3795 domain-containing protein, whose translation MMNRTKGNLLMPDKRLAAVCGLFCPACNSFIGTNEDPERLKTIAGRFQRPVGELECHGCRSEKRCFYCKENCKMAQCATEKGIDFCGECAEYPCAELKIFQAQMPHRIEIWQSQERIKEVGFEKWYMEMIEHYSCPECHTINSAYDMSCWKCGKTPSCNYVKLHKDKIAQHLAKINA comes from the coding sequence ATGATGAATAGAACTAAGGGAAACCTTCTTATGCCGGACAAACGGCTGGCAGCCGTCTGCGGGTTGTTTTGTCCCGCATGCAACTCATTTATAGGAACCAATGAAGATCCGGAAAGGCTAAAAACAATTGCGGGACGTTTCCAACGCCCGGTTGGAGAATTAGAATGCCATGGCTGCCGGTCGGAAAAACGTTGTTTTTACTGTAAAGAAAATTGTAAAATGGCACAGTGCGCGACTGAAAAAGGGATAGACTTCTGCGGTGAATGTGCGGAATATCCTTGTGCTGAATTGAAAATTTTTCAGGCCCAAATGCCGCATCGAATAGAGATTTGGCAATCCCAGGAGCGCATCAAGGAAGTGGGGTTTGAAAAATGGTATATGGAAATGATCGAACATTACTCATGTCCTGAATGTCATACTATAAATTCCGCATATGACATGTCCTGCTGGAAATGTGGCAAAACCCCAAGTTGCAATTATGTTAAACTGCACAAGGACAAAATCGCCCAACATTTGGCTAAGATAAATGCTTAA
- a CDS encoding DUF3795 domain-containing protein, translating into MKTTEEITLVAPCGTNCGECPCYNAKDDPALLEHLASRGIKREGLPCPGCRPVKGHCPAIDGPCETYTCVTKHEIDFCFECPEFPCAKLNPAADRADVLPHNIKIFNLCCIQHQGLEKFLDKSSEIKQRYYQGKMSIGRGPQLAPSADEKWRDHLDNSKEEGLK; encoded by the coding sequence ATGAAAACAACCGAGGAAATCACACTAGTAGCACCATGCGGGACAAATTGCGGCGAATGCCCCTGCTACAATGCCAAGGATGACCCTGCTTTATTGGAGCATCTGGCTTCCAGAGGGATAAAAAGAGAAGGATTACCCTGTCCCGGCTGCCGCCCGGTCAAAGGACACTGCCCGGCCATTGACGGCCCGTGCGAAACCTACACCTGTGTGACTAAGCATGAAATTGACTTCTGTTTCGAGTGTCCCGAATTCCCCTGCGCCAAATTAAACCCGGCGGCAGACCGGGCTGACGTCCTGCCTCATAATATCAAAATCTTTAACCTATGTTGTATCCAACATCAAGGCTTAGAAAAGTTTCTTGATAAATCCTCCGAAATAAAACAAAGATATTACCAGGGCAAAATGTCAATTGGCAGAGGACCTCAACTGGCTCCCTCCGCTGATGAAAAATGGAGGGATCATCTGGATAATAGTAAAGAGGAAGGTTTAAAATGA
- a CDS encoding RNA polymerase sigma factor → MADIQYELFDQLYCDNLARVFKLALGLTGNTNDAEEITQEAFFRAFRFYHCFREESSFYTWIYQITLNVANDYLKQRTKLPMYTLIEDLGYSIEEIIDPNPANDPETELFAREARFKCLHCLTECLPLNQRKVLCLAFTVGLPYKLIAEILECSVSSVKTTLHRAKKRIAGYLEDRCQLIKKTNPCNCSQWVRFGLQRGWITKQALVNPRPEIKIQAEKEIVKLSALRHTYQSLYRETADELLAQRIRRGIKNKEWAIIS, encoded by the coding sequence ATGGCTGATATACAATACGAACTTTTCGATCAATTGTATTGCGACAACCTGGCAAGAGTTTTCAAATTAGCCCTTGGACTCACCGGCAACACAAACGACGCCGAAGAAATAACGCAAGAAGCCTTTTTCCGGGCTTTTCGTTTCTATCACTGCTTTCGCGAAGAAAGCTCCTTTTACACTTGGATATACCAGATAACACTGAACGTTGCCAACGATTACCTTAAACAAAGGACAAAACTGCCAATGTATACACTCATTGAGGATTTAGGCTATTCCATTGAGGAAATAATCGACCCCAACCCCGCCAACGACCCTGAAACCGAGCTATTTGCCCGTGAAGCAAGATTCAAATGTCTGCACTGTCTGACAGAATGTCTTCCACTCAACCAACGTAAGGTTTTATGCCTGGCGTTTACTGTAGGCTTGCCATATAAGCTTATAGCGGAGATATTGGAATGCTCCGTCAGTTCAGTCAAAACAACGCTGCACCGGGCTAAAAAAAGAATCGCCGGTTACTTGGAAGATAGATGCCAACTCATTAAAAAAACAAATCCCTGCAACTGCAGCCAGTGGGTCCGTTTCGGCCTGCAGCGGGGTTGGATAACTAAACAGGCTTTAGTCAATCCACGCCCGGAGATAAAAATACAGGCCGAGAAAGAAATCGTCAAATTGAGTGCGTTACGTCATACCTATCAAAGCCTGTACCGGGAAACAGCCGATGAACTATTGGCGCAAAGAATCAGGCGTGGCATCAAAAATAAAGAATGGGCAATTATTTCATAA
- a CDS encoding sensor domain-containing diguanylate cyclase → MGDYKDELKYLLERERTAKIICAELNNFMDLKSTLITIIDHVKKLTACEAIGIRLHDNGDYPYYVYNGFPDSFIMQENSLCDKDKGEDCHSECICEKIINGKVDRSQPFFTKGGSFWSNNTSALFANMDEKERRGFKENYCNASGYESMALIPLKARGKRIGLIQLNDKNTGMFTIELIEYLEMIAEQVGLAVQNSLAYDKLRELSIKDTLTGLYNRRGFFEFINKELSRARRDGSTFGILSMDLDNFKEVNDQFGHLVGDQVLKSFAEILSSIVRDYDMACRLGGDEFVVIVNTTLKGLDFTQKRILVKVMEWISSEKITSNLGVSIGSVLWEPGRTEDIDALLKVADQAMYKAKMSKKCPRINN, encoded by the coding sequence ATGGGAGATTACAAGGATGAATTGAAATATTTATTGGAACGGGAAAGAACGGCTAAAATTATCTGCGCTGAACTTAATAATTTTATGGACTTGAAATCAACTTTAATCACCATAATTGATCACGTTAAGAAGCTGACAGCGTGCGAGGCTATAGGCATTAGGCTGCATGATAACGGAGATTATCCGTATTATGTTTACAATGGTTTCCCGGATTCTTTTATCATGCAGGAAAACAGTCTGTGCGACAAGGATAAAGGTGAGGATTGTCACTCGGAGTGTATATGCGAGAAGATTATTAACGGCAAAGTTGATCGTTCGCAGCCTTTCTTTACGAAAGGCGGTAGCTTTTGGTCAAATAATACATCTGCTTTATTTGCCAATATGGATGAAAAGGAGCGCCGGGGTTTTAAAGAAAATTACTGCAATGCCAGCGGTTATGAATCCATGGCGCTAATTCCTCTAAAAGCCAGGGGGAAGCGGATTGGGCTTATTCAGCTGAACGATAAGAATACAGGCATGTTTACTATTGAGCTGATTGAATACTTGGAGATGATTGCTGAACAAGTTGGTTTGGCTGTGCAAAATAGTTTGGCATATGACAAATTAAGGGAATTATCAATTAAGGATACCCTAACAGGTCTTTATAATCGCCGGGGATTTTTTGAATTTATTAATAAAGAACTGTCCCGGGCACGCCGGGATGGAAGTACATTTGGCATCTTGTCGATGGATTTAGATAATTTTAAGGAAGTAAATGATCAATTCGGACACTTGGTTGGGGATCAGGTATTAAAAAGCTTTGCTGAAATACTTAGTTCAATAGTTAGAGATTATGACATGGCTTGTCGCCTTGGTGGAGATGAGTTTGTGGTGATTGTTAACACCACCCTGAAAGGCCTGGATTTTACGCAAAAACGAATACTGGTAAAAGTGATGGAGTGGATTTCTTCCGAAAAGATAACAAGCAACCTGGGAGTAAGTATCGGTAGTGTTCTATGGGAACCAGGCAGAACTGAGGATATTGATGCTCTGCTTAAAGTAGCCGATCAAGCTATGTATAAAGCTAAGATGTCCAAAAAATGTCCTAGAATTAACAACTAA
- a CDS encoding class I adenylate-forming enzyme family protein → MPITEMLSRNARMYPDETALIEREPATGGRREITWQEFECLSNQFANALLACGVGKGDKVVLLMMNCLEWLPVYFGILKTGALAVPLNFRFTAEEIRKCIGVAEAKALVYGPEFRERIDEISEQIRRVEKLVFVGENCPGKAESYDELLRQYPADAPAVTFFDYDMAAIYFTSGTTGNPKPILLTHDNLVSACITENRHHLQTHQDNFVCIPPLYHTGAKMHWFGNLIVGSKAVILRGVKPQWILETISEERATIVWLLVPWAQDILDAIESGEVDLKNYHLEQWRLMHIGAQPVPPSLIKRWKKYFPDQMYDTNYGLSESTGPGCVHLGIENIHKVGAIGLPGFNWEAMIVDDNGCPVSKGKVGELIVRGPGVMKGYYKNPEATGDILKDGWLYTGDMAQQDEDGFIYLVDRKKDVVISGGENIFPVEIEDFLQAHDDIKDVAVIGMPDNRLGEIPVAVVEVKSGRELSQAMVIEFCMELPRYKRPRMVIFDKIPRNPTGKIEKPKLREKYCGKREVLNLEI, encoded by the coding sequence ATGCCGATAACTGAGATGCTTTCCCGCAACGCACGGATGTATCCGGATGAAACTGCGTTAATAGAGCGTGAGCCGGCCACTGGCGGGAGAAGAGAAATAACGTGGCAGGAGTTTGAGTGTTTGTCCAACCAGTTTGCAAATGCTCTGCTGGCATGCGGTGTGGGAAAAGGCGACAAAGTAGTTTTACTAATGATGAACTGCCTGGAGTGGTTGCCTGTTTATTTTGGCATTTTGAAAACCGGGGCACTGGCCGTTCCTCTGAACTTCCGTTTTACTGCGGAAGAAATCAGAAAATGTATCGGTGTCGCAGAGGCAAAAGCGCTTGTCTACGGGCCCGAGTTCCGGGAAAGAATTGACGAGATCAGCGAGCAGATTCGCCGCGTTGAAAAATTGGTTTTTGTAGGTGAAAACTGCCCTGGTAAAGCTGAAAGTTATGATGAGCTTTTGAGGCAATATCCCGCTGACGCTCCTGCCGTTACATTTTTTGACTACGATATGGCTGCTATTTATTTCACGTCGGGCACTACCGGGAATCCCAAACCGATCCTTCTGACACATGATAATCTGGTCTCCGCCTGCATTACGGAAAACCGCCATCATCTTCAAACCCATCAGGATAATTTTGTCTGTATACCCCCACTGTATCATACCGGGGCTAAAATGCACTGGTTCGGCAACCTTATCGTTGGTTCAAAGGCCGTAATCCTGCGTGGCGTGAAACCTCAGTGGATTCTTGAAACAATATCTGAAGAAAGGGCAACGATTGTGTGGCTTCTTGTGCCTTGGGCACAGGATATCCTTGACGCTATCGAAAGCGGGGAAGTCGACCTGAAAAACTATCACCTTGAACAGTGGCGGCTGATGCACATTGGAGCCCAACCTGTGCCTCCAAGCCTGATCAAGAGATGGAAGAAATATTTCCCGGATCAAATGTACGACACCAATTATGGTTTGAGCGAGTCAACCGGACCAGGCTGTGTTCACCTTGGCATTGAAAACATTCACAAGGTTGGCGCGATCGGCCTGCCTGGCTTTAACTGGGAGGCAATGATTGTGGATGACAATGGTTGTCCTGTTTCTAAAGGTAAGGTTGGCGAATTGATTGTCAGAGGTCCGGGAGTTATGAAAGGTTATTATAAAAACCCGGAAGCAACCGGTGATATACTGAAAGATGGCTGGCTCTATACCGGAGATATGGCGCAGCAGGATGAAGACGGGTTCATTTATCTGGTGGACCGGAAAAAAGACGTCGTCATATCGGGCGGAGAGAATATCTTTCCTGTGGAAATAGAAGATTTCCTGCAAGCTCATGATGATATTAAGGATGTTGCTGTAATAGGAATGCCGGACAACCGCCTGGGGGAAATACCTGTCGCCGTCGTGGAGGTCAAATCTGGAAGGGAATTGAGCCAAGCGATGGTTATTGAGTTCTGTATGGAGCTGCCCAGGTATAAGAGGCCGCGCATGGTTATTTTCGATAAGATTCCACGGAACCCGACCGGTAAGATTGAAAAGCCAAAACTTCGTGAGAAATATTGCGGCAAGCGCGAAGTGTTGAATCTTGAAATTTGA
- a CDS encoding TRAP transporter large permease: MSPISVGLISIIVFLILLTLRMPIAFAMALVGFAGFAYLTSPAAAFSMVTNEIFSNFSSYSLGVIAMFVWMGFLAFYSGIGTRLYVFAYKLIGHYPGGLAIATQAACAVFGAICGSNTATAATIGAIALPEMNKYKYDVSLATASVAAGGVLGVLIPPSVIFIVYGIATEQSVGKLFIAGIIPGIILMLLYMAAIYIITSRKKELGPPGERADWQERFTALRGGLGEVLVIFAISMGGLFVGWFTPTEAGAVGAAGVLGVALLKRSISWEGFNKSLLDATRTTAMIMLLIAGAMIFGRLMAISRVPFELAQLAGNLPLPPYAVMAVILLIYLILGCFIDALAMILLTIPIFYPIAVNTLGYDPIWFGVIIVLTVAMGVITPPVGMNVYIIKGIAPDIPLEVIFKGIWPFLWAIIVCLAIMMAFPQLATFLPGLIS, encoded by the coding sequence ATGAGTCCAATCAGCGTTGGTTTAATCAGTATTATAGTTTTTTTAATCTTGTTGACGCTGCGGATGCCTATCGCCTTCGCGATGGCTTTGGTCGGGTTTGCCGGTTTTGCCTATCTGACCTCACCGGCAGCGGCATTCAGCATGGTGACAAATGAGATTTTTTCCAACTTTTCTTCATACTCGTTGGGTGTTATCGCTATGTTTGTCTGGATGGGGTTTCTCGCCTTTTATTCCGGCATCGGCACCAGGCTGTACGTTTTCGCTTACAAATTAATCGGGCACTACCCCGGTGGACTGGCTATAGCCACTCAAGCCGCGTGCGCCGTATTTGGAGCCATCTGTGGGTCCAACACGGCCACGGCGGCAACTATCGGGGCTATCGCCCTGCCGGAAATGAATAAGTATAAATATGACGTCTCACTGGCTACCGCCAGTGTCGCCGCCGGCGGGGTCCTGGGAGTCCTGATCCCGCCCAGCGTGATCTTTATCGTTTACGGTATCGCCACGGAGCAGTCGGTAGGCAAGCTCTTTATCGCCGGCATCATACCGGGAATTATCCTGATGCTGCTTTATATGGCCGCCATATACATTATTACCTCCCGTAAAAAAGAACTGGGACCCCCCGGGGAACGAGCGGACTGGCAAGAAAGGTTTACAGCGCTCCGCGGGGGACTTGGGGAAGTTCTAGTTATCTTTGCTATCTCCATGGGCGGTTTGTTTGTCGGTTGGTTTACCCCTACGGAAGCAGGGGCCGTCGGCGCGGCAGGCGTATTAGGGGTGGCTCTCTTAAAAAGAAGCATAAGCTGGGAAGGTTTCAATAAATCCCTGCTGGATGCCACCCGGACCACCGCCATGATCATGCTGCTTATCGCCGGTGCAATGATTTTCGGCCGCCTCATGGCTATCAGCAGAGTTCCTTTTGAACTCGCCCAGTTAGCCGGCAACCTGCCGTTGCCTCCATATGCCGTGATGGCGGTAATACTGCTCATATATTTAATCCTCGGCTGTTTCATCGATGCGCTGGCAATGATTTTACTGACCATACCGATATTTTACCCGATAGCTGTTAACACGCTGGGCTACGACCCGATCTGGTTCGGGGTGATAATTGTTTTAACCGTGGCCATGGGCGTGATTACGCCGCCGGTGGGCATGAACGTCTATATTATCAAAGGGATCGCTCCCGATATACCGCTTGAAGTAATTTTTAAAGGTATATGGCCTTTCCTGTGGGCGATTATTGTATGTTTGGCCATTATGATGGCCTTCCCGCAGCTTGCCACTTTTCTACCCGGTTTGATATCTTAG
- a CDS encoding TRAP transporter small permease — protein MKKFEGLVTGLSRVLNNIAGFCMVSVMALVVVNILLRVLFKHPILGTYEYVIYTTAVMIGLTLAYCAVQNGHIAVDFVVERLPLKVQAVIDTIMNVLASSFWAACVWQTCKYAQKMTANGTVSPTTQTPIAPFIYLVAIGLLALTLVLLVKTIESLKKAFSLSDISMPAPNVGAVESIQKAVTH, from the coding sequence ATGAAAAAGTTTGAGGGATTAGTTACCGGGCTGAGCCGGGTACTGAACAACATAGCGGGATTTTGCATGGTGTCAGTCATGGCGCTGGTCGTGGTCAATATTCTATTGCGCGTGCTGTTTAAACATCCCATATTGGGGACCTATGAATACGTGATTTATACCACGGCAGTGATGATCGGCCTGACTTTAGCCTATTGCGCGGTGCAAAACGGTCATATAGCGGTCGACTTTGTTGTCGAACGGTTGCCGCTGAAAGTACAGGCGGTCATTGACACAATAATGAATGTCCTGGCTTCGTCTTTCTGGGCCGCCTGTGTCTGGCAAACTTGCAAGTATGCCCAAAAGATGACGGCGAACGGCACAGTTTCCCCGACTACTCAAACCCCGATTGCGCCATTCATTTATCTGGTGGCCATCGGCCTGCTGGCGCTTACCCTAGTGCTGCTGGTTAAAACAATAGAATCTTTAAAGAAAGCGTTTTCCTTGTCTGATATTTCCATGCCGGCGCCAAATGTCGGAGCGGTAGAGTCCATACAGAAGGCGGTAACTCATTAA
- a CDS encoding TRAP transporter substrate-binding protein encodes MKRLSFHRGGSVFSRVDKRVSILLVLLLVFALAGCSSGSSTEQGKKQGTVELNLAHFFPATHPAETELIQPWAKAIYEATNGQVKIKSNPGETLLKADGIYDGVVSGVADIGLSCFSYTRGRFPVLEAFELPGTTYNNSKVASKVAWEGIKQLNPKEVQDTKLLMAFATGPGDLFTKVPVRSLEDLQGLEIRATGLSADTLKVLGANPVAMPQSDAYEALSKGVVKGNLSTVEVLKGWKHAEVTQYLTRTPFLYNTVFFVTMNLNKWNSLSPENQKIIEDVSKKYFEEVAISLWDKQDEAALKYAFDEKGMKEIKLSDQETSRWVNLVKPMQDNFVKKMNEKGFQGQQIMDTVKALADKYNQEYK; translated from the coding sequence TTGAAGAGGTTGTCGTTTCACAGAGGCGGGAGTGTGTTTTCAAGAGTGGACAAAAGGGTATCAATCTTATTAGTGCTGCTATTGGTTTTCGCTTTGGCCGGTTGTTCTTCCGGTTCCTCAACGGAGCAGGGTAAAAAACAAGGGACTGTTGAGCTTAATTTAGCGCATTTCTTTCCCGCCACCCACCCGGCTGAGACTGAATTGATTCAGCCATGGGCGAAAGCTATTTATGAAGCCACCAATGGACAGGTAAAAATTAAAAGCAATCCCGGTGAAACACTGCTTAAAGCAGACGGTATTTATGACGGCGTGGTTAGCGGGGTCGCCGACATTGGTCTTTCGTGCTTCTCATATACCCGCGGCCGCTTCCCGGTACTTGAAGCATTCGAATTACCCGGCACCACATACAACAATTCCAAAGTGGCCAGTAAGGTTGCCTGGGAGGGAATAAAGCAGCTTAATCCTAAAGAAGTTCAAGATACCAAACTGTTAATGGCTTTTGCGACCGGCCCAGGAGACTTGTTTACAAAAGTTCCGGTACGCAGCCTGGAAGATTTGCAGGGACTCGAAATCAGAGCGACAGGACTGAGCGCCGACACTCTCAAAGTACTGGGAGCTAATCCGGTGGCCATGCCTCAATCTGACGCGTACGAAGCTTTATCGAAGGGAGTTGTCAAGGGCAACCTTTCTACCGTCGAGGTATTAAAGGGCTGGAAGCACGCCGAAGTAACGCAATATCTAACCAGAACCCCGTTTCTTTACAACACCGTGTTCTTTGTAACAATGAACCTCAACAAGTGGAACTCGCTGTCTCCGGAAAATCAGAAAATCATTGAAGATGTCAGCAAAAAATACTTTGAAGAAGTAGCGATTAGTTTATGGGATAAACAGGACGAGGCCGCGCTGAAATACGCTTTTGATGAAAAAGGCATGAAAGAGATCAAGCTCTCAGACCAGGAAACGAGCCGGTGGGTAAACCTGGTAAAACCCATGCAGGATAATTTTGTGAAAAAAATGAATGAAAAGGGTTTTCAAGGACAACAAATTATGGACACAGTCAAGGCGCTTGCCGATAAATACAATCAAGAATACAAATAA
- a CDS encoding LytR/AlgR family response regulator transcription factor yields MIRAIIADDEPVAMRHLKKILAELHSNIEIIGEVTDPDQIFPMVTEKHPDVIFLDIDFNRKDINGLILADKISERFPAAMIIYISAHNEFKSEAWERKAVILGYIDKPFNKVKVERVLLKIARYTSYDRIEIKDKSNILHYLSPSEIVMFEREKNAKNTIVHCDSKKINTSESLTSIEKKLEGSKKLSRVNRSYIINITKIDQVSLFSKSSYIVRFKKSACEAFIGKETARELELISR; encoded by the coding sequence ATGATCCGAGCAATAATTGCGGATGATGAACCTGTTGCGATGCGGCATCTAAAAAAGATACTTGCCGAATTACATTCCAATATCGAGATCATCGGCGAAGTTACCGACCCTGATCAAATTTTCCCTATGGTAACAGAAAAACATCCAGACGTAATTTTTCTTGATATTGATTTTAACAGGAAGGACATAAATGGTCTAATACTCGCTGATAAAATTTCTGAACGTTTCCCGGCGGCTATGATTATATATATCTCGGCACATAACGAATTCAAGTCGGAAGCATGGGAAAGAAAGGCGGTCATCCTGGGCTATATCGACAAGCCTTTTAACAAGGTAAAAGTTGAACGGGTATTATTAAAAATAGCAAGGTATACATCTTATGACCGGATTGAAATTAAAGACAAAAGCAATATCTTACACTATCTCAGTCCCAGCGAAATAGTGATGTTTGAGCGGGAGAAAAACGCCAAGAATACCATAGTGCATTGCGACAGCAAGAAAATAAACACCTCCGAATCGTTGACTTCGATAGAAAAAAAGCTCGAAGGTTCAAAAAAGCTATCGAGAGTCAACAGGTCATACATTATTAACATTACCAAAATAGACCAGGTATCGTTATTCAGCAAAAGCTCTTATATCGTTAGATTCAAGAAATCCGCGTGCGAAGCTTTCATTGGAAAAGAAACGGCCCGCGAATTGGAGCTGATTTCACGGTAA